TCTTTTGGTTTACCGAATATTTTGCGGAAGTGCTCGTAGTAGAGGAGTTGTTCTTTGTCTTGGATTTCAACGTCGTCTTCTGCTTTGATGGCTGCTTTCTTTTCTGCGAATTCTGCATCGGTGAATGTGTCGTTAAAGTATGTGCGCAGGGTTTCTGTTCCTGTTCCTGCCTCAAGAGGTGCTTTGGGTCGCCAGATGATGTCTTGAGGTATAACGTCTTCGTAGGCTTTGCGTAGAATCCATTTACTGTATTTGACACCGTTGTACATGTTAATTTTGAATTTAATCGGCAGTTTCTGCGCCCATTCCATGAATTCAGGGTCACGGTAGGGTGCTTTGATTTGCATGCCCATCGATTCAGCCATTGGGAAGGAGCTAAAGCCCATTTCTGCCCACATTTCTTGCTGTTTTACTGCAAATTCTGCTTCAGAGAGGTGGAATTGCCATGGGTACCCGAAGAGTTCGTCTAAGGCGTCGCCTGTGAATACGGTTTTGATTCCTTTGGGTTTGAGCAGTGTTAAGCCGATGTATACGGGGAGACTGTTTCTGATTTCCATGGGGTCGAATTTTTTGAGTGCTTCGACTACTTTGGGGTAGAATTTCATTACGTCTTCTTTGCCGAATTGGTAGGTTTCGTGTTTGAGGTGTAGGAGTTCGACCATTTTTTTGACGTATTCTGTGTCTTTTGGTTGACCATGTTTAAACGCTAGAGTTAGGCAGGGGATGTCGGGGTTGTATTTTACTGCTTCGTAGGCGATTATTTGGGTGTCTGTTCCAGCGCTGAAGAGGAATCCATCAGCCATGTTTCTTTTTACTATGTCGTGAACTAGTGTTCTGACTTTTGGCAGAAGGGGTGCGTATTCTGCTTCGGTGAGAGTCATTTTTGTATCCTCGCAATACAGTTTAGGTTTCATTTGGGGTATATAAGGTTTATTAATATGCAAGGAAAATAAAACAAAACGTAAACAATTGTGTCAAAACCAACATAAATAATGAACAAACATAAAAGAGGCACAGACAAGGCAGTCATAACTCATAAATCAGCTACATTTAAATGTACAAACAAAACACTCCCTCTACAACAAGAGGCACAAACCATGAAAATCACAGTAATCCACATGAAAATACGAACAACCCTACAAGAAAACCTAACCGCCGCAGAAACCGCAATCCAAACAGCCGCCAAACAAAACCCCGCACTCATCGCCTTACCTGAATACTTCACCGTACCCGACTGCATGGCACACTTCACAAACGCACCCAAAATCAGCAAAGAAACCTGCACCAAAACCTTAGAATTCCTACAAAAAATCTCCAGCCAAATAAGCGACATTTACCTGTTAGGCGGTTCAGTGCTTCAAGAAGACGGCGGCAAATTCTACAACACCAGCACTCTTTGGAAAAACGGCAAAATGCTGGCAAGCTACAAAAAAATCAACCCCATAACAGCAGAAATCGAGGCAGGTGTTTCCCGTGGTAGCACTCCACTGGTAGTGGACACAGAATTTGGCAGGCTTGGCATGATAGTATGCGCAGACACTTTTGACCCCGAACTCGTCAAAAAAATTGCTGAGATGGGCGCTGAAATTGTTACGCTCCCCGTTGCAGCCATGGGAACCCACCCCACCGTTAAAGGGCACCCATTAACTGAAGGTATCGCACGGGATTATGGCATGTTTATCTTAAAAGTTGGCAATGTTAGTTCGAACATGCGTGGTGGCAGAAGTGCTATTATTGCGCCATGGGGTATTCTTGGTGAAGTTACTGATGCACCTGAAGACTCGATTTTAACAGCGGATTTAGATATAGAAAGGTTAAGGACGTACCGCAGTAATCTTAAACAAAAATAGTTTGGTTCGGTTTAGTGCCAGATTTTATTTTTTTGTCAATCATATTTATTTAGTCGAAAGAGAGCTAATTTAGGCAAGAGAGGGGTTTGTTGAACAAAAAAATTCTAGCAGCAGTAAGCATAATTATAGTTGTTATAGCACTTGTAAGTTTTACAGCATTATACATTACAACCTACAACAACATGGTCGCCTTAGAATCAACTGCTGACGCGCAGTGGGCACAGGTGAACACGCAACTTCAACGCCGTTACGATTTGATTCCTGGAGTAGTTAACGCTTCGTACTCCTATTTGGGTTACGAGAGTTCTGTGCTGGAAGAAGTGACACGGTTAAGGACTCAGTGGATGGAAGCAGAACAGTCAGGCAACATCACAGAAATAAACGATGCCACGGGGCAACTTGAAACTTCAGTTACCAACTTTATAGTGACAATCGAAAATTACCCTGACCTAGAGGCGTCCTCAGTAGTTCAGGATTTAATGGTTGTTTTGGAAGGAACTGAAAACCGAATCTCAACGGAACGAATGCGCTACAACGATGACGTGCGAGACTACAATATTGTCATAAAGGCATTTCCAGGAGCGTTTTTCGCTACAGGCTGGGGCTTTAATGTTAAACCCTACTTTGAAGCGACAATCGGAGCCGACCAACCCGTAAATATTCCAACCTACACTTAAGGAAACACGTCTAATGAATAAGCAGTCAAAAACAGCAACTGCTCTTATCCTCATTGTTTCTCTGCTTTTTTTGGCTTATTTTACGGTGCCTGTTCAAGCCTACATTATTTCTGACGATTGGGCAAGCGCAATTGATGATTATGCGTT
The window above is part of the Candidatus Bathyarchaeota archaeon genome. Proteins encoded here:
- a CDS encoding LemA family protein, which codes for MNKKILAAVSIIIVVIALVSFTALYITTYNNMVALESTADAQWAQVNTQLQRRYDLIPGVVNASYSYLGYESSVLEEVTRLRTQWMEAEQSGNITEINDATGQLETSVTNFIVTIENYPDLEASSVVQDLMVVLEGTENRISTERMRYNDDVRDYNIVIKAFPGAFFATGWGFNVKPYFEATIGADQPVNIPTYT
- a CDS encoding carbon-nitrogen hydrolase family protein, translated to MKITVIHMKIRTTLQENLTAAETAIQTAAKQNPALIALPEYFTVPDCMAHFTNAPKISKETCTKTLEFLQKISSQISDIYLLGGSVLQEDGGKFYNTSTLWKNGKMLASYKKINPITAEIEAGVSRGSTPLVVDTEFGRLGMIVCADTFDPELVKKIAEMGAEIVTLPVAAMGTHPTVKGHPLTEGIARDYGMFILKVGNVSSNMRGGRSAIIAPWGILGEVTDAPEDSILTADLDIERLRTYRSNLKQK
- a CDS encoding asparagine synthase C-terminal domain-containing protein, with the protein product MTLTEAEYAPLLPKVRTLVHDIVKRNMADGFLFSAGTDTQIIAYEAVKYNPDIPCLTLAFKHGQPKDTEYVKKMVELLHLKHETYQFGKEDVMKFYPKVVEALKKFDPMEIRNSLPVYIGLTLLKPKGIKTVFTGDALDELFGYPWQFHLSEAEFAVKQQEMWAEMGFSSFPMAESMGMQIKAPYRDPEFMEWAQKLPIKFKINMYNGVKYSKWILRKAYEDVIPQDIIWRPKAPLEAGTGTETLRTYFNDTFTDAEFAEKKAAIKAEDDVEIQDKEQLLYYEHFRKIFGKPKDIFTKGSVECPKCHSRMDTKIQFCKICGAYPI